Proteins encoded together in one Hymenobacter monticola window:
- a CDS encoding M3 family oligoendopeptidase, whose amino-acid sequence MLLVEPTAESATDTSRPPRHYLPEDFLVTDWATIEPFFQELQSRPVHTSAELERWLLDRSELEAVLSEDLAWRYIHMTCDTQDPARAEAFQYFVNEVEPLVAPYDHALNEKMLASEYLAGLDERRYGVFLRSVRRASEIYRAENIPLKTDISTKQQQYAATVGAMNVTLDGQELTLPQAADRLKNPDRAVRETAWRAIQARRLQDAKPLDALFTELIGLRHEVALNAGFANFRDYMFAALGRFDYTPQDCFDFHAAIRETVVPLIDNFDLERRQDLNLPALRPWDLDVDPSGQPPLRPFGTGEELLEKTITVFQNLDSYLGDCLRTMRQMGHLDLESRKGKAPGGYNYPLDETGVPFIFMNATSSLRDVVTMLHEGGHAVHSFLTRGLPLGADKHPPSEVAELASMSMELMSMDQWHVFFPDADDLRRAKKTHLESVLETFPWVATIDKFQHWVYEHPTHTEAERHARWVQLFDEFNQRTVDWTGLETFKPYLWQKQLHLYEVPFYYIEYAMAQLGAIAVWRNFRQNPTEGLAAYKRALALGYTAPIGQIYAAAGIRFDFSTEYLRTLADFVREEMEAL is encoded by the coding sequence ATGCTACTAGTTGAACCTACCGCCGAGTCGGCCACCGACACCAGCCGGCCGCCGCGGCACTATTTGCCCGAAGACTTTCTGGTGACCGATTGGGCCACCATTGAGCCTTTTTTTCAGGAGCTGCAAAGCCGGCCGGTGCATACGTCCGCCGAGCTGGAACGCTGGCTCCTCGACCGCTCCGAGCTGGAAGCCGTGCTGAGCGAGGACCTCGCCTGGCGCTACATCCACATGACCTGCGACACGCAGGACCCGGCCCGGGCCGAGGCGTTTCAGTACTTCGTGAACGAGGTGGAGCCGCTGGTGGCCCCCTACGACCACGCCCTGAACGAAAAGATGCTGGCCTCGGAATACCTGGCCGGCCTCGACGAGCGCCGCTACGGCGTGTTTCTGCGCTCGGTGCGCCGGGCCTCGGAAATTTACCGGGCCGAAAACATCCCGCTCAAAACCGACATCAGCACCAAGCAGCAGCAGTATGCCGCCACGGTGGGCGCCATGAACGTGACCCTCGACGGCCAGGAGCTGACCCTGCCCCAGGCCGCCGACCGCCTCAAAAACCCTGACCGCGCAGTGCGCGAAACGGCCTGGCGCGCCATTCAGGCCCGCCGCCTGCAGGACGCCAAGCCGCTCGACGCGCTGTTCACCGAACTCATCGGCCTGCGCCACGAGGTGGCCTTGAACGCTGGTTTTGCCAATTTCCGCGATTACATGTTTGCCGCCCTGGGCCGGTTCGACTACACGCCGCAGGACTGCTTCGACTTCCACGCCGCCATCCGCGAAACGGTGGTGCCGCTGATTGACAACTTCGACCTGGAGCGCCGCCAGGACCTGAACCTGCCCGCCCTGCGCCCCTGGGACCTCGACGTGGACCCCAGCGGCCAGCCGCCTTTGCGCCCCTTCGGCACCGGCGAGGAATTGCTGGAAAAAACCATCACTGTTTTCCAGAACCTTGATTCTTACCTGGGCGACTGCCTGCGCACCATGCGCCAGATGGGCCACCTCGACCTGGAAAGCCGGAAAGGCAAAGCCCCCGGCGGCTACAACTACCCGCTGGACGAAACAGGCGTACCCTTCATCTTCATGAACGCCACCAGCAGCCTGCGCGACGTGGTGACCATGCTGCACGAAGGCGGCCACGCCGTGCACAGCTTCCTCACCCGCGGCCTGCCGCTGGGCGCCGACAAGCACCCGCCGTCCGAAGTGGCCGAGCTGGCCTCGATGAGCATGGAGTTGATGAGCATGGACCAATGGCACGTCTTCTTTCCCGACGCCGACGACCTGCGCCGCGCCAAGAAAACCCACCTCGAAAGCGTGCTCGAAACCTTCCCCTGGGTGGCCACCATCGATAAGTTTCAGCACTGGGTGTACGAGCACCCCACCCACACCGAGGCCGAACGCCACGCCCGCTGGGTTCAGCTGTTCGACGAGTTCAACCAACGCACGGTGGACTGGACGGGCCTCGAAACCTTTAAGCCCTACCTCTGGCAGAAGCAGCTGCACCTCTACGAAGTGCCCTTCTACTACATCGAGTACGCCATGGCCCAGCTCGGCGCCATTGCCGTATGGCGCAACTTCCGCCAGAACCCCACGGAGGGCCTGGCCGCTTACAAGCGTGCCCTGGCCCTGGGCTACACCGCGCCCATCGGCCAGATTTACGCCGCCGCCGGCATCCGCTTCGACTTCAGCACCGAGTACCTGCGCACCCTGGCCGACTTCGTGCGCGAAGAGATGGAGGCGCTTTAG
- a CDS encoding TetR/AcrR family transcriptional regulator, translated as MSATAPLRPRKAQIDRTATALFRARGFAATSMRELATALGLEAGSLYSHIKSKEEILHRVCFGLADSFFAGFAAATQEAAPVAEQLRQAIVAHVRVLTDDSAASAVFLHEWRHLSEPARSEFLALRDRYEGAFRELIARGVAAGELHTPDPAFAALTLLASLNWLPSWYRPEGKLTPDEIAHRLAEQLLSGLWPQRGSGEPAR; from the coding sequence ATGTCTGCCACCGCCCCCCTTCGCCCCCGCAAAGCCCAGATTGACCGCACCGCCACGGCCTTGTTCCGGGCCCGGGGCTTTGCCGCCACCAGCATGCGCGAGCTGGCCACGGCGCTGGGCCTGGAAGCCGGCAGCCTGTATTCGCACATCAAGTCGAAGGAAGAAATTCTGCACCGGGTGTGCTTCGGGCTGGCCGACAGCTTCTTTGCCGGCTTTGCGGCCGCTACCCAGGAGGCGGCACCCGTGGCCGAGCAGCTGCGCCAGGCCATTGTGGCCCACGTGCGGGTGCTGACGGATGACAGCGCCGCCTCGGCCGTGTTTCTGCACGAGTGGCGGCACTTGAGCGAGCCGGCCCGCAGCGAGTTTCTGGCTTTGCGCGACCGGTACGAAGGCGCTTTCCGGGAACTGATTGCGCGGGGCGTGGCCGCTGGCGAGCTGCACACCCCCGACCCAGCCTTTGCCGCCCTCACCCTGCTGGCCAGCCTCAACTGGCTGCCCAGCTGGTACCGCCCCGAGGGTAAGCTCACACCCGACGAAATAGCCCACCGCCTGGCCGAGCAACTGCTCAGCGGCCTCTGGCCCCAGCGCGGCAGTGGCGAGCCGGCCCGGTAG